The genomic window CTACCTCTATTGGTGGCGAGTTGTACTTCTTACAAGAACGTACCATACCTCCAGAACCCAGAGGCAGTGAACGATTTTGAGGAGACCCTTCCGTTGTATGACGCCAAGATCATGCCAAAAGACTTGTTGAGCATCACGGTCAATACGACAGACCCGAAGGCTGCGACTCCATTCAACTTGACGGTACAGACTCCAATCAATGCGGCTTTGACAAATATCAGTACGACCACGCAACCGACCATGCAGCAATACTTGGTGAATAATAAAGGAGAGATCGATTTCCCTGTTATCGGTCGCTTGGAAGTGGGTGGTCTCACCAAGAACGAGGCGGAGGACTTGATTCGTGAGCGTTTGAAACCTTATTTGAAGGAATCCCCGATCGTTACGGTCCGTATGGCTAATTACAAGATCTCCGTGTTGGGTGAGGTGGCCCGTCCGGGTAGCTTCACGATCGGCAACGAGAAGGTGAACGTTCTGGAGGCTTTGGCGATGGCAGGTGATATGACGATTTACGGTGTCCGTGATAACGTCAAGCTGATCCGTGAGGACGTGAACGGTAAGCGTGAGATCATTAACTTGAATTTGAATAATGCCGAAGTCGTGACTTCCCCGTATTATTACCTGAAGCAAAACGATATTATTTACGTGACCCCGAACAAGACGAAGGCTAAGAACTCCGATATCGGTAACAGCACGACCCTTTGGGTAAGCTCACTCTCGATTCTGGTATCTATTGCCGGCCTGTTGGTAAACATACTTAAGTAATTGAAAATTGAGAATTGAAAATTAAGAGAGATGATAGACGAACGGATAAATAATAACACTGGGATAGAGAACGAGGAACAAGAGATTGATTTGGTCGCTCTTTTATTTAAATACCTTTTTTATTGGCGTTGGTTTGTGGCTAGTATATTGATATGTTGCATCGCCACTTACCTGTTTCTTCGTTATCAAACGCCTGTATATAACATTTCCAGTTCCGTGTTGATAAAGGAGGAGGATAAGCGAAGCGGTTCGGGCAACAATCCGTTGGCGGCCATTCAAGACTTGGGAATGTTTTCCATGACAAATAATTTTGATAACGAGGTGGAGATATTGAAATCCCGTACATTGATAAAAAAAGTCGTGAACGACCTGAATTTATATGTTCGTGTAGCGGAAAAGCGAGCGTTCGGTTATGCGATGCCTCTTTATAAGAATAGTCCGGTGCGGATTTATATGACACCAGAAGAGGCCGATAAATTGGAGGAACCGATTAAGCTGGATTTTACATTTACAAAAACAGGAAAATTGTCTGTTAAGGCTGAATATGTGCAAGATAAGGAAGAGCAAGAGATAGAACAGGCATTTGATCAATTGCCGGCGGTGTTACCAACACCTGTGGGTGTTTTAAGCTTTACGCGAGGCGATACCTTGTATATGGAAGAAGAGGAAATCGCTTTACGTGTTACCATAAATACGCCGACGGAGACCGCCGAGGATTATATGAAAGACTTGAGCGTGACCGCCTCTTCCCAGACCACGACGATAGCGAAGATCAGCGTGAACAATACAGTAAAGGAGCGAGGCGTGGATTTCGTGAATCGTTTGGTTGCGTTCTATAATCAAGACGCGAACGATGAGAAGAATGAGGTAGCTCAGAAAACCGCTGAGTTCATAGAGGAGCGTATCGGTATAATTAACCATGAGTTGGGTACGGCGGAGAGCGAGTTGGCGGATTTCAAGCAACGATCCGGTCTGACGGATTTGACAAGTGATGCCCGTCTAGCCTTACAAGAGAGTTCCAAGTATGAGCAGCAACGTACGGAGAACGCTACACAGATCAGCTTGGTTCAATTTCTGCGTACCTATATCAACGATCCGGTCAACAAGGAAGAGGTAATTCCTGCAAACGTAGGGTTACAGGATCAAAACCTCACTAGGGTGATTGAACAATATAACACGATGATCATCGAGCGTAAACGTTTATTACGTACCTCTTCGGAAAATAACCCGGCGGTGATAAACATGAACACCGGCGTTGAGGCGATGAGACGCAATGTCGAGACAACCGTGAATAGTGTCTTGCGAGGACTACAAATCGCCCAGAAAGATATTGAGCGTCAGGCTAGTAAATTTGAGAGCCGGATTAGTGATGCTCCAAAGCAAGAGAAAGAGTTCATGACTATTTCTCGCCAACAAGAAATCAAGGCGACTTTATATATCATGCTGTTGCAGAAGCGGGAGGAAAATGCGATCACATTGGCAGCCACGGCTAATAATGGTCGTATTGTAGAGGAACCATTATCCGGGAAGGATCCTGTGGCTCCCAAGAAGCTAGTGTTTTTATTGGCTGCGTTTGTGGTGGGCCTGTTTATTCCGGTGGGAATCATCTTTGTCGTGGAATTATTGAAATATAAGATCGAGAATCGTGGCGACGTGGAGCAATTGACGAATGTTCCGATTTTGGGCGAATTGCCCTTGTGTGGTCATAAATCCTCCGATAAGGGAGCGATCGTAGTACGTGAGAATAAAAACGACATGATGGAGGAGACCTTCCGGGGTTTGCGGACCAATCTGCTCTTTATGCTCCGGAAAGATCAAAAGGTCATACTTTTTTCTTCTACGCAGCCCGGAGAAGGTAAGTCTTTCGTGACTGGAAATCTCGCTGTCAGCTTGGCTTATTTGGGAAAGAAGGTGGTAGTGGTTGGTATGGATATCCGTAAGCCGGGCTTGAATAAGGTCTTCGATTTATCGAAAAGGCAGGAAGGAATATCTAATTATCTGATGGATCCGGAGGATAAGGATCTTTTTGATCTTGTGCAGCCTTCCGGCATCAGTCCGAACCTGGATATCCTTTTAGGAGGAACGATTCCCCCGAACCCGACGGAACTGGTAGCCCGTGATACCTTGGAGAAGGCGATAGAGCAATTGAAATCCCGTTATGACTACGTGTTGCTGGATACAGCCCCGATCGGTATGGTAACTGATACGGCCATAATAAGCCGTGTGGCCGACATGTGTGTTTATGTCTGCCGTGCGGACGTGACCCCGAAAGCCGCGTTCTGCTACATTAATGTTCTTAGGGACGAGCATAAATTTGACAAGTTGGCGGTAGTGATCAATGGAAT from Parabacteroides distasonis ATCC 8503 includes these protein-coding regions:
- a CDS encoding GumC family protein, whose protein sequence is MIDERINNNTGIENEEQEIDLVALLFKYLFYWRWFVASILICCIATYLFLRYQTPVYNISSSVLIKEEDKRSGSGNNPLAAIQDLGMFSMTNNFDNEVEILKSRTLIKKVVNDLNLYVRVAEKRAFGYAMPLYKNSPVRIYMTPEEADKLEEPIKLDFTFTKTGKLSVKAEYVQDKEEQEIEQAFDQLPAVLPTPVGVLSFTRGDTLYMEEEEIALRVTINTPTETAEDYMKDLSVTASSQTTTIAKISVNNTVKERGVDFVNRLVAFYNQDANDEKNEVAQKTAEFIEERIGIINHELGTAESELADFKQRSGLTDLTSDARLALQESSKYEQQRTENATQISLVQFLRTYINDPVNKEEVIPANVGLQDQNLTRVIEQYNTMIIERKRLLRTSSENNPAVINMNTGVEAMRRNVETTVNSVLRGLQIAQKDIERQASKFESRISDAPKQEKEFMTISRQQEIKATLYIMLLQKREENAITLAATANNGRIVEEPLSGKDPVAPKKLVFLLAAFVVGLFIPVGIIFVVELLKYKIENRGDVEQLTNVPILGELPLCGHKSSDKGAIVVRENKNDMMEETFRGLRTNLLFMLRKDQKVILFSSTQPGEGKSFVTGNLAVSLAYLGKKVVVVGMDIRKPGLNKVFDLSKRQEGISNYLMDPEDKDLFDLVQPSGISPNLDILLGGTIPPNPTELVARDTLEKAIEQLKSRYDYVLLDTAPIGMVTDTAIISRVADMCVYVCRADVTPKAAFCYINVLRDEHKFDKLAVVINGIDLSKRKNTYGYGYGKKYGYGYGKHYGYGYGYGYGFEAENKKRK
- a CDS encoding polysaccharide biosynthesis/export family protein, with translation MKIKRLLLLLALPLLVASCTSYKNVPYLQNPEAVNDFEETLPLYDAKIMPKDLLSITVNTTDPKAATPFNLTVQTPINAALTNISTTTQPTMQQYLVNNKGEIDFPVIGRLEVGGLTKNEAEDLIRERLKPYLKESPIVTVRMANYKISVLGEVARPGSFTIGNEKVNVLEALAMAGDMTIYGVRDNVKLIREDVNGKREIINLNLNNAEVVTSPYYYLKQNDIIYVTPNKTKAKNSDIGNSTTLWVSSLSILVSIAGLLVNILK